One segment of Scleropages formosus chromosome 23, fSclFor1.1, whole genome shotgun sequence DNA contains the following:
- the gmpr gene encoding GMP reductase 1: MPRVDADLKLDFKDVLFRPKRSSLKSRSEVDLQRTFTFRNSKQTYQGIPVIAANMDTTGTFEMARALSKHTLFTTIHKHYSLDEWKKFAAESPECLEHVAASSGSGQADLEKLSSILAEIPLIKYICLDVANGYSEHFVEFVRTVREKFPNHTIMAGNVVTGEMVEELILTGADIIKVGIGPGSVCTTRIKTGVGYPQLSAVIECADSAHGLKGHIISDGGCSCPGDVAKAFGAGADFVMLGGMLAGHDQCAGDTIERNGKKMKLFYGMSSETAMKKYVGGVAEYRASEGRTVEIPYRGDVENTVRDILGGLRSTCTYVGAAKLKELSRRTTFIRVTQQSSNMFN; this comes from the exons ATGCCAAGGGTGGACGCGGACCTCAAGCTCGACTTCAAAGATGTCCTCTTCAGACCCAAGAGGAGCAGCCTGAAGAGCAGATCTGAG GTGGACCTGCAGAGAACCTTCACCTTCCGCAACTCCAAGCAGACGTACCAGGGCATCCCTGTCATCGCAGCCAACATGGACACCACGGGCACCTTCGAGATGGCGCGGGCGCTGAGCAAA CACACGCTCTTCACCACCATCCACAAGCACTACTCCCTGGACGAGTGGAAGAAGTTTGCAGCCGAGTCTCCGGAGTGTTTGGAG CATGTAGCCGCCAGCTCGGGCAGTGGCCAGGCCGACCTGGAGAAGCTGTCCAGCATCCTGGCGGAGATCCCGCTCATCAAGTACATCTGCCTGGATGTAGCCAACGGCTACTCTGAGCACTTTGTGGAATTCGTCCGAACCGTGCGGGAGAAGTTCCCCAACCACACCATCATG GCTGGCAATGTGGTGACTGGGGAGATGGTGGAGGAGCTTATTCTCACTGGTGCTGACATCATCAAAGTGGGCATCGGCCCAG GTTCCGTGTGCACCACCCGTATCAAGACGGGTGTGGGCTATCCTCAGCTCAGTGCCGTCATCGAGTGCGCCGACTCTGCCCACGGCCTCAAAGGACACATCATATCT GACGGAGGGTGCAGCTGTCCGGGGGATGTGGCTAAAGCTTTTG GTGCGGGTGCTGACTTTGTGATGCTGGGTGGGATGCTGGCGGGACACGATCAGTGTGCTGGTGACACCATCGAGAGGAACGGCAAGAAGATGAAGCTCTTCTACGGCATGAGCTCGGAAACAGCAATGAAGAAGTATGTTGGAGGAGTGGCCGAGTACAG GGCCTCGGAGGGCAGGACCGTGGAGATTCCCTACCGGGGGGATGTGGAGAACACGGTCCGGGACATCCTGGGGGGGCTGCGCTCCACCTGCACCTATGTGGGGGCTGCCAAGCTGAAGGAGTTGAGCCGCCGCACCACCTTCATCCGAGTCACGCAGCAGTCCAGCAACATGTTCAActaa